A stretch of the Musa acuminata AAA Group cultivar baxijiao chromosome BXJ2-7, Cavendish_Baxijiao_AAA, whole genome shotgun sequence genome encodes the following:
- the LOC135617047 gene encoding co-chaperone protein p23-1-like, whose amino-acid sequence MSRHPTTKWAQRSDKVYITIELPDAKDVKLTLEPEGRFYFSATSGTANIQYELDLELFDRVIVDESKAAVGLRTICYLVKKAEKKWWSRLLKQAGKPPVYLKVDWDKWIDEDDEKENKFGGMDFDDMDFSKLDVGGADDEPDDDDDLADTADRDGEDADMEEAKAEGGKVEPAQAASTNEAVDKA is encoded by the exons ATGAG CCGTCATCCGACTACAAAATGGGCTCAAAGATCTGACAAGGTGTATATTACTATTGAACTGCCAGATGCGAAGGATGTGAAGCTCACATTGGAGCCAGAAGGTCGTTTCTATTTCTCTGCAACTAGTGGAACAGCAAACATCCAGTACGAGCTCGACCTTGAGCTGTTTGATAGAGTTATTGTTGAT GAGAGCAAAGCTGCCGTTGGCTTGAGGACTATATGCTACCTGGTGAAGAAAGCTGAGAAGAAATGGTGGAGCAGGCTGTTAAAGCAGGCAGGGAAGCCTCCTGTTTATCTGAAAGTTGATTGGGACAAATGGATCGATGAAGATGATGAGAAGGAAAATAAGT TTGGGGGCATGGATTTTGATGACATGGATTTTTCG AAGTTGGACGTGGGTGGTGCTGATGATGagcctgatgatgatgatgatttggctGATACTGCCGATAGAGATGGAG AGGATGCTGATATGGAAGAGGCCAAGGCAGAGGGAGGAAAGGTGGAGCCTGCACAGGCGGCATCTACTAATGAAGCTGTAGACAAAGCATGA